A stretch of DNA from Lysinibacillus sp. B2A1:
GGAATTGAATCAGGAATTTCTTCAAATGGATTTTTTTCATTGATACGGTCATAAAACATAATACCGTTCAGATGATCTAATTCATGCTGGAAGGCAATAGCAGGTAAGCCTTTAAGACGCATTTTTTTCTCTTCTCCATCAACTGTTTTAAACTTTACTGTAATGCGGGCATGGCGAGGGACATAGCCAGGGACATTGCGGTCTACAGAAAGACAGCCTTCACCAGCAGTAAGATACGTATTTTCTACAGAGTGACTTACAATTTTAGGGTTGATTGCTGTGAAACTTAGCTGTTCACCATTCTCATCTTGCAAATGTAAGGCGAACATACGATGTAGACTATTAACTTGATTGGCAGCTAAACCAATGCCGCTGCGTAAATCATATTTATGCGCTATTTCAGGATCTTGACTGTTGATTAAATATTGAAGCATATCTACTGCAAGCTGTTTCACTTCTTCTGTTAAAGGAAATTTAACTTCCTCAGCTTTCGTGCGTAAAGTCGGATGACCTTCGCGTATAATATCATCCATTAAAATCATATGTGAATCTTCCTTTCAACTTTGTGTGCCTTATATAATTATACATCACGCATGAAAACAATCACATGAAAAAAGATCTTATTTGACTATACTTAAAAAGTTTTTCTAGAGCTATTAGATTATTTAGAACTGGGCATTCTACTATTGGTATGCATGGAAGAAAACCTAATGTTTATGCACATTAAATATGTTGTTGTAATACAGATATTATTAACGAATGATACAGTATGAGACAGCTTAATTAAATTGTTATTTTAGAAAAAATCTTTGTTTGTACGCGTAATATATGATTGACCGACAGTATTTTATTCAGTATACTGAGTCCTAAGAGCAAGTTGTACTAGTTGAATAGTGATTTATTTTAATACAGTTGAAAGGGAGATGTGACAAATGAGCAAGAAAAACAATAATATTTTTGATGCAAAACAAACGCTAACTGAAATCGAAGATAAGTTTGAAATGTTTCAAATTTTGAATACAGAAGGCGAAATTATAAATGAAGAGGCAGATCCAAAATTATCAGACGAGGAATTAGTTGAGCTAATGACACGTATGGTTTATACACGTATTTTAGATCAACGCTCAATCTCA
This window harbors:
- a CDS encoding peptide deformylase; protein product: MILMDDIIREGHPTLRTKAEEVKFPLTEEVKQLAVDMLQYLINSQDPEIAHKYDLRSGIGLAANQVNSLHRMFALHLQDENGEQLSFTAINPKIVSHSVENTYLTAGEGCLSVDRNVPGYVPRHARITVKFKTVDGEEKKMRLKGLPAIAFQHELDHLNGIMFYDRINEKNPFEEIPDSIPFERD